The genomic interval CTAGTTTGTTATCATTAACAGGGCGATTAGTAGGGCTAGAGCCTGCTGATTGTAGGCCTCACCAAGACCCTGTGCTCACCAGGGGAGTGGACAGGGTTGGCTTCCTTTCCCTTCACCACCCACCCCTACCCAGGTTTCTAATCCTCCTCACTTTGGTGGAGCTGGAGACTCCAGAGTGTGTGGCTGTCAGTTAGTAATGAGCAGGGCTAAATCTATAATTCCTTAATGCAGAactaagaaaccaagaaaaaagagaaatgcttTCAACTGAGTCCATTCTTTTTTGAAACCAGTTCTATATGTCCATATTAGACATTCAGTTCAatctatttttgtcttatttttggaTCGTGTTTTAATTTGCTACTGAAGAAATGTCAAATGTCTGTCTAGATACTCAGAATTTCAAATCAGACTTATTCTAATTTCCTTTAATCTTTAGTGAAGAttaattttagtatatttatCTTCAAAAAGTATTCTCCTTCatacatcttatttattttaacttagaCATATATTTTTGGAacacaaatgggaaaaataatttaattatgtttttcaatactaaattaaaaaattaccATGTAAGATTATTTGAAGATAAGACCTTTCTTAATCTCATGTAGAAAATCAGGAaacatttttactgtattttaaaaagaaatgaggtgagccaccatgtggttgctgggcattgaactcagggcctctggaagagcagttggtgctcctaaccactgagccatctctccagcctgagctggctctttggaaccttgtgcttacacagggacacatgctcagcctggaaggaggggacaggacctgcctttactgaatccaccatgtttaaatgaatccccagggatgtcttggtcctggaggacatgggaatggaggggaggggctgggggaatgtaggggtgggtgtgggacggggaggacaggggaacccatggctgatgtataaaattaaaacacataataataataaaaaaggatgaaaaagaaatgagttttttttctttgagattgtttatatggtatattacattgacggacttttggtatgttgaaccacacttgcattactgggatgaagcctacttgatcatggtggataattgttttgatgtgttcttggagtctgtttgccagtattttattgagtatttttgcatcagtgttctcgagggagattggtctgtagttctctttctttgttgcatctttctttgctttaggaatcagggtaattgtagcctcatagaaggagtttggtaatataccttctgcttctattgtatggaataatttaaagagtatttgttaagtcttctttgaagatgtgtagaattctgcactgaaaccatctggtattGGGCTTTTTTAGTTTGGgagagagtgggagtaatgaaaggcaaggttcaagggagagaaagcttagggtagcaggagatcccagctggatcaagaacggaacgggagaacaaggaataacagaccctaataaatgatgaccacatgagaacaggaatggacagagtgctggagaggtcccaagaaatccacaatgataaatcctctgtagactgctgtcaatggtcgagagaaagcctgatctgacctagtctggtgatcagatggccaaacaccctaatggtgtAGACTCTTTACACAAGTCTGGTAGATCAGCCAATACTATGCTCCAGAGAGTTGCATTCTTGTTTCTCATCTTCCAGGTAGCTGAGTCAGGGCAGTACCAATGCCACTGTGCTGGTTGTCACACAGACCAGCAGGCATAAAAAGCGGGTACACTGTGGCTCCATCCTCAATGCCAAAGAGCTGTATGAAGATGCCCAAATGGCTCAGAAGGTGAAGCAGTACCTGTCCAACCTAGAGCTGGGTATGGATGAGGAGAGGCTCCGGACACTGTCGCTTCAGTGTGAGCCAGCAACCAGCACCTGTGAGTGCCTCACAGAATCAACTGCAGGCTGTTCCGTGTATGATGGTtgtggggggaagagagggagctttgagcaaagagacacacagagtggTCCTGACATACACTGTCCTTGTGCTTGACTGGGTCTTCGTGTCCAGTTAAGTTAGTGCAATCAGTAGACACTGGGCTCATACCTCCTCGCACCCAAAGCAAAAGACCTGGAGTTGATTGTGGCTTTAGCTGGCATGCCTTTTTCTCTCACACAGGAATTCCCAAAGTGATGGGCAACCTGCTTAGGGATTATCAGGAGTACAGAACAGGGTGTGCTGGCTACTGAGTCTCCCTCAGCTCAGACAGCATCCAGCACCTGCCCAATAAATCAGTGATCCTGCTGTAGAACACACCACACCTTAGCCTGATGTGTGGATTCCCATCCTTGAAATAACTGTCGAGGCTGTGAaccagggatggtggcacacatctgcagtTCCAGCTTCTGAGGAGGCTGAGGTTGGAGGATTTAGTGAGCCCAGGGTTTCCATGGCCAGCCTAGACAACAGTTACACACATGCCTGTTAAAATGAAAAGTAGGAATGTGGCCAGTCTCTACATGGGGCaatctgtgtctgtttctgtataatatgtagtatgaatcttaaagagtcttattaataaaactcaaacctgaggccagttattggggtggatgctggaagatcagagaagcagaacaagcctcagttatctcactttgctagttcctcaggtgatcctatttcctcagggtgcaagcttctgagtcctgctccacatgaatctcatctggactgtgctgctccaaagcctgaccacttaaccaaccaaatgcttaactaactacatgcttttttctctatagttcctggtcctcacgccttatatacctttttctttctgcccccactacctgggattaaaggtgtgggtcaccacgcttagctgtttctaaagtggccttgaactcagagatccacctggctctgcctcccaagtgctgggattaaagctgtgtaccaccaccgcccaaattCTCTTAGGGCttactctgacccattttctagccaccatttttggctttgttctagtggctgtctgttctctgaccccagatatgtttatttcagggaacacacaatatttcagggaacacaataccaccacaatgataAGATTTAAGCATTTTGCATTTAGGATACCTTGGTAACATTTATGGGCaaatttgaattatttgaatTATCTTCTTGATAATTGAAATGTGAGATAGATAACTTGAGAAGATCACATGATTTCGTCGACCTAGtgcatagggctggagagatggctgagtggctaagagcactcacagttcttgcagaggacctgtgttcaattcccagaatatATGGTGGCTCCTCACCATCaaaaaactccagttccaggggacccagtgcccttttctggcctctgcaggttcTAGGCACACACTCAGTCCGTGATTCAGGGAAGATAGAGCTCACATTCAGCTATTTTTCATGTACAGTCGAGGCCCATCTTCAGAGGGAAGGCACCAcctgcagtgggctgggccctcctgcatcaattagcaatcaagaaaatgccttacaggccaCTCTAACAAAAGCAGGTCTTcaaagttttctctttctaggTTTGTCGGGTTGACAACCTAGACTAGCCATCacaattgtaaccatttttaagacagtagcccagactggcctcagattcttgcccctggctcagcttcctgggtactggaattacagacctgaaacaccacacccagctgccttTTTAATAGGGTGTATAAGCCAagaatgatggtgcacacctttaatcacagcacttgggaagcagaggcaggtggatctctttatgttcaaggccaaccctcccaacatagggagttccaggacagctagggctacacagagaaaccctgcctcagtcCTCcccaaaatatatacaaatacattgtgtatatgtatataaacattgCATGATGTAtccatttttaaacttttcaaatTATGAATAACTGCTTGTCAAAAATGCAAGAGTTTTAAGTGAGCtacattaaatatgtatttttctaacCTAAGTGAGCAtgatagcacacacacaaaaagtctacttcttaactttttatttattttgttttctttcctgcagTATATTCAGAAGATGGACAAGTGTCGGTGGTTTGGGGTGGTGCAGGCTTCTTGATCCACCTAGCAAACCACCTAAAGGAGAGCACAAGAAGACATCTGAAGCATTGGAGCTTTGGCAAGCACATCCAGAGGATGGTGGACCAGTTTGCCTTGTTCGCTGCCTTAAAGCAGTATGGGGCtacttctccctccttcctttcccttttgtaTGTTAAATATTGTGAAAAATTAACCCAGCACTTTGCAGACCTTATTGCTTGAGATGCACAGTCCAGCAGACTCGGACCTGCTACGCCCACATCACACAGTATCATTCCAGATTCCGAGATCATCACAAGGTGACACCCCTCTGGCTGCACTTCTCCACGCCTGGAAGGAGTTTTCAATATTCCTCTTACATTTCAACCCAGCCCTAGCCCTTGATCTCATCTGAAAGATGAGAAAAAGCTAGCCTATCAACAACTTGGGGTCTTGAACACACCAAGGAAGACAAAGACAGACCTGAAATCTTTTGAGTACAGTTCTCATCCACTTGTTTACAaaacccttttatttttttaaaaatgagtttaaagATTGTGTCCAGAGAATAAATGTCCTATCTCTTGAAGAGTGGATATCCATGTTGTCAATTCATGCATAAACTGTATCTCACCTACCACACCTATTTAGATCATGGGCCCATTGAGTAATAATGAGGATAGCTTGTTAAGAGTCTGACTGTACACTTAGTGGGTCATCCTATCTACTTGATTATTGAACTCCTCCTCTGATGACAGTATCTTTCATGGGCATTTACAGgggaaaagatcttcattttCAGCTCCTTTGCAGATCTATCCAAATACTACTACACCAAATGTCTTTCaaaatttcccctttttttcaatttttagtttttcttttttttaactctttttaattatatttgtgttttaattttacagatcatccatgggttcccctgtcccgcCACCATCCTCACCTTACACCTACCCCtttccctccactcccatctcctccagggccaagactccccaggggattcatttaaacctcatggattcagtacaggcaggtccagtcccctctttcccaggtgagcaaagtgtccctgtccctgtgtaagtccaaggttccaaacagacagctcatgcactaaggacaggtcctggtcccacagcctggatgcctcccaaactgttgaagctcttcaattgtctcacttatctagagggcctgatccatctgggggctccacagcctttggttcataattcatgtgcttttattcctttggctatttgtccctgtggctatccaatcttggtctcaacaattcacactcttacagcccctcctctttttcgacaactggactcctggagctccacctggggcctggctgaggatctctgcatccacttccatcagttattggatgagagttctagcatgaccgttaggctgtttggccatctgatcaccagtctaggtcacatcaggctttctctcgaccattgtcagcagtcaacagaggatgtatcactgtggatttctggggacctctccagcactctgtccattcctgttctcatgtggtcatcatttatcattgtctgttatggAGTCTCATATGATCACTATCTGTCTTCCCCATActccacatatatatgtgtacacatacatatacatatatatatatacatgtatacatacatatacatttatatatatatacataaatatttatatatatgtatgtatgtatgtatgtatgtatgtatgtatgtatgtatgtattaatcCTCTGTTTCCGTTCAGTAAAGCAAAGGTCTCCTGGGAATATCaaatgaacacaagaaaacaaaatgtaataatagTAAGCACAAACACTCAAATCAAGGCTGAGGAGCCtactcagaaggaagaaaagtttcCAATATCCAACAAACAGTTCGGAGAATCCCCATACTCTCACAAAACCCCAGAGTTAAATAAGCACAGCAGTACAAAGAGGACTTAGTACAGACGCATGCAGGATTTCTGATTGCCTCTTCAGTGTCTGTGAACTCCAATGGACCCTGTTTAGTAGACCCTGTGATTTCTGTACCCCTTGTGTCTTTGATGCCTTCTACAACCCTGCGTTCCCCTCTTCCTTGAGGTTCACTGAGTTGTGCTCAATGTTTGGCTATGAATCTCAGGAACTGCTCCCAACAGCTGTTGGAGAAATCCCAACTGATGTCCcttggactaggcaccaatctctGAGTGTAACAGAATTCATTAGTTATTGTCTCATTGatttgtgtgtggtttgtgtgtgtgtgtgtgtgtgtgtgtgtgtagacactgCACCAACTTCTACAGCTGAGCACAGCTGTATGGATTAAAATGGCCATCTTCCACCAGAAACACCACTGGAATCCATAAGCTGATTTtacactttttattcatttgatattttatttgggtattttatatatttgagatgGATGAACCCatggaaaaaaaagaggaggactGAACAaaaggtcccctgcaagagcaaaaaTTGCTTTTGCCAACTGAGTCTACTGTCCTGTCCCAAAGACAGATTGGAGAAaaactttcttcattctctttgcttctcttgtAATCAAATATTCTTGcttattttctcctctctgagTCCTTGACCGTATCTTCTGATTAGTCCAATCCAGATAGGTTTCTCCAAAAAAGCCCTGTTGTAACATGGTTGGTGCCAGCAGTTGAAAGGAATTTCAGATTCACACTCCTTATACAAAAATCAAATGACTAAACGGTAGTGTAGAGGCTATGAAGATTTTACCAGAGTACAAGGCTCCCTTCCCTCGACCTGCCATCGATATCTTTAATCTGTATTAAGCCTCAGCCACCATCGGTTTCTCCCTATTTTCACTGGAAATTCTCCACACAAACCATAGTTGACTCAGGTATCATTGGTAACAGTATGACTGCTGCTTCTGGGAGACATGGGTAAGACAAGGTTTGCCAGGTGCTAGGATCACTTCACACGTTTAATAGGGTGctccaggaaagaacagtgagCAGGCATGGAACCATAAACTTCAACCACTAAGTGGGGATATGAGCCCACCACTGTCTTCCAGTCAGATgtctcagagacctcagaagcatGAGCTGTAATAAAATCCAGTGTCTgggttttcagctgccctgagctgtggaggtcagccaggaagagagtgtgggcagcattctccacagaAAGGACCCTGAACAGGGCTTCCTCACACATGATCTTCAAACGCTCTAGGCCATACttgtcagcagctgccagcacagcAGCTGCTATGCTGTCCAAGTCTGGTGCTGTTCCTATGTAAATGAAGTCCATCATTAACTTGAAGACTTGTGGCTCCAGGTCAGGGATCTCTACATGattcttcctgctctcctccatgtcatgttgaaacatggctctgaaaactggagagcGAGCTGCTAAGATGGCCTTGTGAGCCTGAAATTCTTGGCCAGCTACCACCAGGCAGCAGTCTGTGAATAAGGAATTCTCCCACAGCTCTCCTAGGTCGTCTGCCAATGTGCATCTTGGAACTTGAATCCCTGGCTTCCTGTTCTGCTCAGAGATTCTGAATGATTCATGCACAATGCTCACACTTCAGAGGAGGCTGAGTTTGCCATCTATGAGAAGTCCAGCTGCATTGGAAAAGAGGAAATCTCGAAGTATGTACTTTTTGAATCCACAGCTATGGCCTGGCATGAACCTAATGGCTCTTGGGCTCttcatggtttgttttttctctccttcGGCGCTTATGATCCAGAACTGGAACTTTGCCCAAACATGACTCTTTAGACAGCTGAGCAAAACTAGATTAACTGACAGATAATCTGCACTTACTTCATCCACTCCATTCGGGTATACTGTCAAACACCATTTGTCATTGGCTCCTGTTGAGAAAGTTGGACTTCTAATGATTTCTTGCCTTTCCTCCACAAAAATATGGAAGTTGCTGAGGGTCCACCTGTAGGAGAAATTCTGAAGGCTGATTTGAGTGTGGACCCATTTCCCTAGTGTTCTGTCTCCTGCCGTTTCTCCTCCAGGTAGTTTGAAGGTTAATCCTAatccaaaatgaagaaaaggcaaTTGTTTTCTCTTCACCCTGTGAGGTACAATAATAGATGGGATTTAGATTTTAACTTTTTGGTTTTCCTCTATTATCTCTTCGATGGGGCTGGAAAGTTGGATCTCTGATATTTTCTATACTGATTTCAATATTAGTTTCATAGAAGACAGTCTAGGCTACTAACGACTCTTACATCACTCAATTTTTGGTCTAGATAGAATCTTATGTCAATAGGTAACTGGTTTTGAAAATTATACACAGCTGTTAAAAATTTTGGAATATTCTATACACTCACATCAAAAAATGTTGTACTatggttctctagagtaacaacaTATACAAGGAATCTCTCTGTGTATGAAGGAAGGGCTTTTATTAGAATGACTCAGGGCTGAAGTCCTGTTAATCTCACATTGGCTAGCTGTGAAGGGAAAGACCAAGATTCCAGTACTTACTCAGTCCAGGACTTTGGATGTGTCCACTGCTGTCCAGTATGTTCTGGTTCCCAAATATTCTCTACCACAAGGGATGGGATGGACTTGctgcaaggtgagggcaagcaggcaagagcttcctgcttccatgtcctttaatatgcttccagcagagggtgtggcccaacctcaaggtctggattaaaggtgagtgtcttCAGTCCCAGAAATCTGGATTAAATGTTTGTATCTTCCTACATTTAAAGTCTGCACTTGAAGTGTATCTACCCACTTCAATTGAAGTAAAACACTTCTCACTTTTGTGCCCTCCATTTTAgggttttagttcattttatGTCTCATTAAATTTGGAACCAAGAATAACCACGATAAGTGTATTTTGATATTTTGGTTCCTCTTAAATAAAATAGGGATGGTGTCCATTCCTATACAGCtattatttcctcttctcagggttTTACACTAATCCTTCCACTAACATGATCCAGAAAGAGGTATCTTCCTTTCCTAGTCAGGCATCTCAGTGTTCACAACTTGGAGAACAGGCTGGAAGAAGTCATACATGGTGATCAAGAATCAGGGACGGGGGGAACATGTGAAAGTGGCAGTCTTTTTCCCATCCAGACTCACAGTCTCTGGGACGTCTCCACCTACTTTCATTCGTCCTCGTACCCCTCCCCATTCCCCCACTCGATAATCCTCCTTAGAAACACTGTTCCAGATCCTGTTAAGGGTGTGTTATGAAAAGATCCTAagtgcttctcagtttcatcttGTTGATTGCCAAGATTCAGCTTCTCAATATCTCATACTTTTCATCCTTCATTGTTGAGTTCTATCCTCTTTAAACTTTGAACTTTTATGCTTACTCTGCTGGGCCTTAAGTGACACAGTATTCAGGTTTCCAAAAGGTGCAGAATGTATTCAACAGTTACCAACAATGGGCTTTTGAGACTGTTCCCTTTTGTATGTAATCAGTAAAATGCTCCCTACATCTCCCTCCAGTTTATCATGTCTGTAGGGACTCACTAAACTTATAGTACTTGACAATATCTTCAGTGATTCAATCTACTCAGCAATTCCCAGCCTACCTCTCCTGAAATCTGGCTATGATCTTGCTCTTCCTTCAATCCAGGATAAATCAATCAACTGGTTTGGATCTCTGAAAATTTGGTTCCTCATTTAGGAATCTTTGGCATGTAGCTCACTAGTAGCCTCAGTGACTCTTTCATGTGTTTAGGATCAGAAAGCAAGTGCTGCGGAGTTACAACATTATCTGATGAGGGAACAGACTCCTGCTAGAGGCTCAGTACAGGATCTTTTCATATAGTTTCATTCTAAGAATGGAACTGGAGGAACTTTTATTTCatgtaggtggatctctgggggACCTGGCACAACCAAAATGATTCAGTCCCCAACAGGAGAAGGCACAAATCTTAAGCAGCAGAGGTGTCCACACACCAGAGAAAGCCAATGGTCAATACTGCAGAACAAACCTGAGAGTAACACTTAGAAAGATTtggagacaaacacacacagagacagagataaacagagatggagagagacagagagacagagagggggggagaggagacTGCTTGAACATggatttaagaaaatatataaagaactcaaaaagcgagacatcaaaatactgaacattccaattaaaacatgggctacagagcttaacagtgaattctcaatagaagatcatgtcccattctgtaggctgtcatttggtcttattgcccgtgtcctttgctctacaaaagcttcccagtttcaacaggtcgcatttattgttgctctcagtgtttgtgctaatAGTGTCATATTTAGGAGGTGAACTCCTGTCCCAGTGCATTCAAAACTGCTTCCAATTTTTCTCCATGtaccatccacagatcctccctcctctctcccccgcatccccacatccccaaaattgtggtctcccatggagagtcagcagagcccagcacactgaacctaggcaggtccaagctcctacCCACTGTAcgaaggctgtgcaaggcatcacaccacaggcaccagattcccagaagcctgcttACAGACCAGTGACAGAaaccgatccccctgcctgggttccCCACAAACAGTTGgaaccaaacaaccatcttctataTAAAGAGGGCCTAGTCTAGGCCCATGGGGCtacacagccaccagtccactgttcatgggcttccactagtgtggccggtcatctctgcacatcctcccatcatgatctcaacatcccttgcctgcagtattgctcctctctctcatcaattggattcctagagctcagtctggtgcctggtggtggatctctgcatctgcctccatcagtcactggacaaagtctctatgatgacagctaagtTATTTGCTAGACTGCTCACCAGAGTTGACCAATCTAGGCACCCTCCAGGCTACTGCCaacagaccaaggtggggtcatccttgtggaatcCTGAGAGCCTCCCTACCACGCTGCCTCTCCCTATGCCCATAATGTCCTCACCTACCATGGAATCTTCAGCCCTGCCCTCCAACTTTGTTCATGTTCCTGGTTGACCCTCCCATTTAGGTATGTTCTCATCCCACAGTCTTTGCCCCCTGACACCCTCCACAcccaggctgttcatgtagatctcatccacttctcctttgcagggTCTTGATCTCATGACacaagagatcacttcctaaatataataccagtagcacagtcactgagagcaacaattcaTACGTGggaactcttgaaactgagaagctttagtaTGACAAAggacacttgtcagaatggctaaaatcaaaaacactgaagaaagcacatgttggagaagatgtggaagaaggggaacacttctcctcTGTTGGTGTGAaggtaaacttgtacagccactctggaaatcactatagcagtttctcagaaaattgggactaaGTCTTCCTCAAggcccagttataccactcttgggcatatacccaaagaatgctcaatcttacctcaaggacatatgctcatctatgttcataacagcattatttgtaatagccagaacctggaaacaacctagatacccctcaactgaagagtggataaagaaaacatggcacatatacaaaatggactactagtcagcagtaaaaaaaaaaaaaaagataatatgaaatttgcaagcaaacgCATGGAACTAGGAAATTATATGAAAGGGAGGAGGCAAGACCATTAATGAAAGTGTGTGGAGCCATCCCAGGGAATGTGAGCCTGGAGGAAAGAAGATTGCCACTTTCAGAGTtgcagcctggctctgcttcttgacCACCATACATGAATTCATCCATGCAGATCTCCAAGCTGTGAACACTGAGACCCCTGACAGGGTAAGGAAGCACCTCTTTCCCCATCATGTTAATGGGAGGATTTAGTGTAAaaccctgagaagaggaaatagtGGCTGAGTAGGAATGGACACCATCcctattttatttaagatgaaCTGCAATAAGCAAAATACACTTGTGGTGGGTTTTGTTGGTTCCCAACTTAGCAAGAggtggaattaactaaaactctaAACTAGGGGTCACAACAGTGAGAAGTGTTTTGCTTCATTTGCTGTAGGTAGATCTATTTCAAGGACACTCttagaagtaaaaagaaacaaacatctaATCCAGGGCTCTAggcctgaagacacacacacctttaatccagatcttgagattggaagacacaccctaaattGGGCCACACCCTCTGCCGGAAGCCTATGAAAGGACATGGAAGCAGGGATCTCTTGCTATTTGCCTGCTTGCCCCCACCTTGCAAGTCCATTTCTTCTCTGGAAATAGAGAATATTTGGAACATCAGCAAACACTGAAGACCAGCGGACACATCCAATATGCTAGACTGAGTAAGTACTGGAATCTTGGTCTTTCCCTTCAGAGGTAATGTGGGATGAGCAGGACTGCAGCCCAAAGTCATTATGATAAATCCCCTTTGATGAAATAGAGAGAGAGTCCTTGTAtatattctgttcctctagagaacccaaGTGCAACATTTTGGATATGAATTAATAGAATGAATGATCAAAACTATTCAAAAGCTATGTATGATTGTCAAAGCAAGTTACCTGTTGACCTAAGAttcaatctcaaaaataagggaGTGGTGAATGTGGATCTAGTAGCCTAGACTGTGTTCTCTGAAATTAGCATTGAAATCTGGATAGAAAATATAAGAGACACAAGTTTCCAGCCTCGTAGAAGAGGGCACAGATGAGAAACAAACACTGAAAATCAAATCCTGTCTGTTATTGTGTCTCACAGGGTGAAGAGGAAACAGTTACCAGTTCTTCATTTTGGATCCAGTGGAAC from Onychomys torridus unplaced genomic scaffold, mOncTor1.1, whole genome shotgun sequence carries:
- the LOC118575896 gene encoding LOW QUALITY PROTEIN: speckle-type POZ protein-like (The sequence of the model RefSeq protein was modified relative to this genomic sequence to represent the inferred CDS: substituted 1 base at 1 genomic stop codon), with amino-acid sequence MGRGTRTNERLTFKLPGGETAGDRTLGKWVHTQISLQNFSYRWTLSNFHIFVEERQEIIRSPTFSTGANDKWCLTVYPNGVDEVSADYLSVNLVLLSCLKSHVWAKFQFWIISAEGEKKQTMKSPRAIRFMPGHSCGFKKYILRDFLFSNAAGLLIDGKLSLLXSVSIVHESFRISEQNRKPGIQVPRCTLADDLGELWENSLFTDCCLVVAGQEFQAHKAILAARSPVFRAMFQHDMEESRKNHVEIPDLEPQVFKLMMDFIYIGTAPDLDSIAAAVLAAADKYGLERLKIMCEEALFRVLSVENAAHTLFLADLHSSGQLKTQTLDFITAHASEVSETSDWKTVVGSYPHLVVEVYGSMPAHCSFLEHPIKRVK